In Rhinoraja longicauda isolate Sanriku21f chromosome 27, sRhiLon1.1, whole genome shotgun sequence, one DNA window encodes the following:
- the LOC144606588 gene encoding platelet-activating factor receptor-like, translating into MEETMNTTGSLLWNMTEDPLSVIETTMNSSENHSLIMGAAHEACGARHPVENFILPLVYLLVLFIGLFSNFIALLIFLQNARKIKKAIRVYLINLTLADIMFNITLPFWVVYYFKGGDWIFSEAMCRMAGVFYYVATYSAITFMILISINRYCTVQKTKLPIPLNEPTGSLYASAFVWVFWVACGIPALLQQQTTRWGLHATRCFEEQSDRRTYVYASFIFFLISFFFVILSYISIMKALSSQKNTLQGMHRRLARSMVLGMLIVFLVCVLPYHLSLIPWELSRANSKGTPGCAPLRGIDIVHKLSLALLSMNSCVDPIIYCFSVKRFRRELKKIFRKLAPRLPFQAYTIEASETQIRSNSLTTS; encoded by the exons ATGGAAGAAACTATGAACACAACAGGGTCACTACTGTGGAATATGACTGAGGATCCCTTAAGTGTGAT AGAGACAACAATGAACTCCAGTGAAAATCACAGTTTAATTATGGGAGCAGCTCACGAGGCATGTGGTGCCAGGCATCCAGTTGAGAACTTCATCCTGCCTCTCGTCTACCTGCTGGTCTTGTTCATCGGGCTCTTCAGCAACTTCATTGCCCTTCTGATCTTCCTGCAGAATGCCAGGAAGATTAAAAAAGCAATCCGAGTGTACCTGATCAATCTCACTCTGGCCGACATCATGTTTAACATCACCCTGCCGTTCTGGGTGGTTTattattttaaaggcggagactGGATCTTCTCAGAGGCCATGTGCCGGATGGCAGGAGTGTTCTACTACGTGGCCACATACAGTGCCATCACCTTTATGATCCTGATTAGCATCAACAGGTACTGCACAGTTCAAAAGACAAAGCTCCCGATTCCTTTGAATGAGCCGACTGGATCTTTGTACGCCTCGGCCTTTGTGTGGGTGTTTTGGGTGGCGTGCGGCATTCCCGCATTGCTGCAGCAGCAAACAACGAGGTGGGGGCTTCACGCCACGAGATGTTTCGAAGAACAATCTGATAGAAGAACTTATGTGTACGCATCTTTCATTTTCTTCCTCATATCCTTCTTCTTTGTCATACTGAGCTACATTTCAATTATGAAGGCTCTCTCCTCCCAGAAGAACACTCTTCAGGGCATGCATCGGAGGTTGGCCAGATCAATGGTGCTGGGGATGCTCATTGTGTTTTTGGTCTGCGTTTTACCCTACCACCTTTCCCTCATCCCCTGGGAGTTGAGCAGGGCAAATTCCAAAGGGACGCCTGGATGTGCCCCTCTTAGGGGCATAGACATCGTGCACAAATTGAGTTTGGCTCTGTTGAGCATGAACAGCTGTGTTGACCCTATCATCTACTGCTTCTCCGTAAAGAGGTTTCGCAGAGAGTTGAAGAAGATATTCAGAAAACTGGCCCCCCGTTTGCCGTTTCAGGCATACACAATTGAGGCGTCAGAAACTCAGATCAGGTCAAATTCACTCACTACCTCATAA